A window of the Streptomyces griseochromogenes genome harbors these coding sequences:
- a CDS encoding (deoxy)nucleoside triphosphate pyrophosphohydrolase, protein MTERIVVVGAALLDDGRLLAARRSAPPELAGRWELPGGKVEAGERPEDALVRELREELGIDAEPVERVPGEWPLGSPYVLHVWTARLCPGSAAPQPLEDHDELRWLTPDRLWEVPWLDQDVPAVRELAARLGAGAH, encoded by the coding sequence ATGACCGAACGGATCGTGGTGGTGGGAGCCGCCCTGCTCGACGACGGCCGACTGCTCGCCGCTCGTCGTAGCGCGCCCCCCGAGTTGGCCGGGCGCTGGGAGCTGCCCGGCGGCAAGGTCGAGGCCGGAGAGCGGCCCGAGGATGCCCTGGTGCGTGAACTGCGCGAGGAACTCGGCATCGACGCCGAGCCGGTCGAGCGCGTGCCGGGGGAGTGGCCCCTGGGATCCCCCTACGTCCTGCACGTGTGGACCGCCCGCCTGTGCCCCGGCTCCGCCGCCCCCCAGCCCCTCGAGGACCACGACGAACTGCGCTGGCTCACCCCCGACCGGCTCTGGGAGGTGCCCTGGCTCGACCAGGACGTCCCGGCGGTCCGTGAACTCGCGGCACGGCTGGGCGCCGGGGCGCACTGA
- a CDS encoding SpoIIE family protein phosphatase produces the protein MSEIPAKATESEDPSDGARDQAVTAAATPGDAMWQSSPPGSIYDYIKVASFSIGPGGLVDQWSLRAEQLFGIPAERAVGMDPIEAFIDPDLRERGQRKMAEILDGREWTGSVPFRMPDRPDGARGEDGLAEVYVMPTRTAEGERAAVCIVVDVRTLRSIETDLAASQAIFGQSPFGFLLIDPDLRVRRANMRFASTFGGTPDDHRGKGVHDYLARGEADRISATLRRVLESGNSITDMHVTGFVPGSEERRHWSVNLYRVHGGTGRPIGIAWLGTDITARRAAAREAAAARRNLALLNEAGARIGNSLDLETTARELLDVVVPGFCDLATVDLYQGLLAGDETPPGLADGSAELRRVAFASAVSDAPFSGSDEAVAVGAVHHFPFNSPCADALRTARPQHVPAEDGGLVQSTLAVPMVAHDTVVGLAQFARTKGSEPFGDRDRDLAVELAARAAVCIDNARLYRREHERALILQRSLLPPGDPEASGLDIACRYLPGNAATEVGGDWFDVIELPGHRTALVVGDVMGRGLRAAVAMGELRTAVRTLALLDLEPAEVLSALDEIARGLGTPGGVQQATRAARQPRDADLSEVYLATCVYAVYDSVTRRCTFANAGHLPPVLVEPGEAALMLDVPPGMPLGVGGEPFEEVEVELPEGALLALYTDGLVESRDHPLDEGLQAFVGALTDPSRPLEDVCDHVLNTLDTHHGEDDIALLMARVQGLPADSVGDWTLPREPRSVGRAREYARAQLLSWGMESLVDTTELLVSELVTNALRYGEGEIRLRLLLDRTLVCEVWDSGLVQPRRRRARDTDEGGRGLQLVGLLSAAWGSRRTPRGKTVWFELPLPGCESGLTDPAEALLSLF, from the coding sequence GTGAGCGAGATACCAGCGAAGGCCACGGAGTCCGAGGACCCGTCGGACGGCGCGAGGGACCAGGCAGTAACGGCCGCGGCCACGCCCGGCGACGCCATGTGGCAGAGCAGCCCGCCCGGCTCGATCTACGACTACATCAAGGTCGCGTCCTTCTCCATCGGCCCCGGCGGGCTGGTCGACCAGTGGAGCCTGCGTGCCGAGCAGCTCTTCGGCATCCCCGCCGAACGCGCCGTCGGCATGGACCCCATAGAGGCCTTCATCGACCCCGACCTGCGCGAGCGCGGCCAGCGGAAGATGGCCGAAATCCTCGACGGACGGGAGTGGACCGGGTCGGTCCCCTTCCGGATGCCGGACCGGCCCGACGGGGCGCGCGGCGAGGACGGTCTCGCCGAGGTCTACGTCATGCCCACCCGGACCGCGGAGGGCGAGAGGGCCGCCGTCTGCATCGTCGTGGACGTCCGCACCCTGCGCAGCATCGAGACCGACCTCGCCGCCTCGCAGGCCATCTTCGGCCAATCGCCCTTCGGTTTCCTGCTGATCGACCCCGACCTCAGGGTGCGCCGCGCCAACATGCGTTTCGCCTCCACCTTCGGCGGAACCCCGGACGACCACCGCGGCAAGGGAGTTCACGACTATCTGGCGCGTGGCGAGGCCGATCGGATTTCGGCCACCCTGCGCAGGGTCCTGGAGAGCGGCAACTCCATCACCGACATGCATGTGACGGGCTTCGTCCCCGGCTCCGAGGAACGACGGCACTGGTCCGTCAACCTCTACCGCGTGCACGGCGGCACCGGGCGCCCGATCGGCATCGCCTGGCTCGGCACCGACATCACCGCCCGCCGCGCCGCCGCCCGCGAGGCCGCGGCCGCACGGCGCAATCTCGCCCTGCTCAACGAGGCCGGCGCCCGCATAGGGAACTCCCTCGACCTGGAGACCACCGCACGCGAGCTGCTGGACGTCGTCGTCCCGGGCTTCTGCGATCTCGCCACCGTCGACCTCTACCAGGGCCTGCTCGCCGGCGACGAGACCCCGCCCGGCCTCGCCGACGGCAGCGCGGAACTGCGCCGCGTCGCCTTCGCCAGCGCCGTCTCCGACGCGCCCTTCAGCGGCTCCGACGAAGCCGTCGCGGTCGGCGCGGTCCACCACTTCCCGTTCAACTCGCCCTGCGCGGACGCCCTGCGCACCGCCCGCCCGCAGCACGTCCCCGCCGAGGACGGCGGGCTCGTGCAGTCCACGCTGGCCGTGCCGATGGTCGCCCACGACACCGTCGTGGGTCTCGCGCAGTTCGCCCGCACCAAGGGCAGCGAGCCCTTCGGAGACCGCGACCGTGACCTCGCGGTCGAGCTGGCCGCACGCGCCGCCGTCTGCATCGACAACGCCCGTCTGTACCGGCGCGAGCACGAGCGCGCGCTCATCCTGCAGCGCTCGCTGCTCCCGCCCGGCGATCCCGAGGCCTCCGGCCTGGACATCGCCTGCCGCTATCTGCCCGGCAACGCGGCCACGGAGGTGGGCGGCGACTGGTTCGACGTCATCGAACTCCCCGGCCATCGCACGGCCTTGGTGGTGGGCGACGTCATGGGGCGTGGCCTGCGCGCCGCCGTGGCGATGGGTGAACTCCGCACCGCCGTACGCACGCTGGCGCTGCTGGACCTCGAACCGGCGGAGGTTCTCTCCGCGTTGGACGAGATCGCCCGTGGCCTCGGTACCCCCGGCGGCGTCCAGCAGGCCACCCGCGCGGCCCGTCAGCCGCGCGACGCCGACCTCTCCGAGGTCTACCTCGCGACCTGTGTGTACGCGGTCTACGACTCCGTGACCAGACGTTGTACGTTCGCCAACGCCGGCCACCTGCCCCCGGTGCTGGTGGAACCCGGCGAGGCGGCCCTGATGCTCGATGTGCCGCCGGGGATGCCGCTGGGCGTGGGCGGCGAGCCCTTCGAGGAGGTGGAGGTCGAACTCCCCGAGGGCGCCCTGCTCGCCCTCTACACCGACGGGCTGGTCGAATCCCGCGACCACCCCCTGGACGAGGGCCTGCAGGCGTTCGTGGGCGCGCTGACCGATCCCTCCCGGCCCCTGGAGGACGTCTGCGACCACGTCCTCAACACCCTCGACACCCACCACGGCGAGGACGACATCGCCCTGCTGATGGCCCGTGTCCAGGGGCTGCCCGCGGACTCCGTCGGGGACTGGACGCTGCCGCGCGAGCCGCGCAGTGTGGGGCGGGCGCGGGAGTACGCCCGGGCGCAGCTGCTCAGCTGGGGCATGGAGTCGCTGGTCGACACGACGGAGCTGCTGGTCAGCGAGCTGGTGACCAACGCCCTGCGGTACGGCGAGGGCGAGATCAGGCTACGGCTGCTGCTGGACCGCACGCTGGTGTGCGAGGTGTGGGACTCCGGTCTCGTGCAGCCCCGACGGCGGCGGGCCCGGGACACGGACGAAGGGGGCCGGGGGCTGCAGTTGGTCGGGCTGCTCAGCGCGGCGTGGGGCTCTCGGCGGACCCCTCGGGGCAAGACGGTGTGGTTCGAACTCCCGCTGCCCGGCTGCGAGAGCGGCCTGACGGATCCGGCGGAGGCACTGCTGAGCCTCTTCTGA
- a CDS encoding succinate dehydrogenase/fumarate reductase iron-sulfur subunit, which translates to MSSYEARFKVWRGDVEGGGLEDFGVEVNDGEVVLDIIHRIQATQAPDLAVRWNCKAGKCGSCSAEINGRPRLMCMTRMSVFTREETITVTPLRTFPVIRDLVTDVGFNYQKAREVPSFVPPPGLGPGEYRMFQEDVDRSQEFRKCIECFLCQDTCHVVRDHEENKTAFAGPRFLMRVAELDMHPLDAAAEDGLDRKRTAQDEHGLGYCNITKCCTEVCPEGIKITDNALIPMKERAVDRKYDPLVWLGSKIRRRSS; encoded by the coding sequence GTGAGCAGCTATGAGGCCCGCTTCAAGGTGTGGCGGGGTGACGTCGAGGGCGGCGGCCTCGAGGACTTCGGGGTCGAGGTGAACGACGGCGAGGTGGTGCTGGACATCATCCACCGTATCCAGGCCACCCAGGCCCCCGACCTGGCGGTGCGCTGGAACTGCAAGGCGGGCAAGTGCGGTTCGTGCTCGGCGGAGATCAACGGGCGGCCGCGGCTGATGTGCATGACCCGGATGTCGGTGTTCACGCGCGAGGAGACGATCACCGTCACCCCGCTGCGGACGTTCCCGGTGATCCGCGACCTGGTGACCGACGTCGGCTTCAACTACCAGAAGGCCAGGGAGGTCCCGTCCTTCGTACCGCCTCCCGGACTCGGACCCGGCGAGTACCGCATGTTCCAGGAGGACGTGGACCGCTCGCAGGAGTTCCGCAAGTGCATCGAGTGCTTCCTGTGCCAGGACACCTGCCATGTGGTGCGCGACCACGAGGAGAACAAGACGGCGTTCGCCGGCCCGCGCTTCCTGATGCGGGTGGCGGAGCTGGACATGCATCCGCTGGACGCGGCCGCCGAGGACGGGCTGGACCGCAAACGCACGGCCCAGGACGAACACGGCCTCGGCTACTGCAACATCACCAAGTGCTGCACGGAGGTCTGTCCGGAAGGCATCAAGATCACGGACAACGCGCTGATCCCCATGAAGGAACGCGCGGTCGACCGCAAGTACGACCCGCTGGTGTGGCTGGGGTCGAAGATCAGGAGGCGGTCTTCGTAG
- a CDS encoding fumarate reductase/succinate dehydrogenase flavoprotein subunit produces the protein MSVVDRQEWDVVVVGAGGAGLRAAIEARERGARTAVICKSLFGKAHTVMAEGGIAAAMANANEHDNWQVHFRDTLRGGKFLNQWRMAELHAQEAPDRVWELETWGALFDRTKDGRISQRNFGGHEYPRLAHVGDRTGLELIRTLQQKIVALQQEDKKETGDYESRLKVFQECTVTRILKDGDRVSGVFAYDRESGRFFVLEAPAVVLATGGIGKSFKVTSNSWEYTGDGHALALLAGAPLLNMEFVQFHPTGMVWPPSVKGILVTESVRGDGGVLRNSDGKRFMFDYIPDVFKEKYAESEDEGDRWYEDPDNNRRPPELLPRDEVARAINSEVKAGRGSPHGGVFLDVSTRMPAEVIRRRLPSMYHQFKELADVDITAEAMEVGPTCHYVMGGIAVESDTAAARGVPGLFAAGEVAGGMHGSNRLGGNSLSDLLVFGRRAGWHAAEYTAGVGTRPEVADTEVDTAAAEALRPFSAETEGETGPPENPYTLHQELQQTMNDLVGIIRREGEMGQALQKLAELRVRARRAGVEGHRQFNPGWHLALDLRNMLLVSECVARAALERSESRGGHTREDHPTMDRAWRNVNLLCALADPSGGLAAADPARGQIRLTRETTDPIRPDLLALFEKEELVKYLAEEELYQ, from the coding sequence ATGTCCGTGGTGGACCGGCAGGAGTGGGACGTCGTCGTGGTCGGTGCGGGCGGCGCCGGGCTGCGGGCCGCGATCGAGGCACGGGAGCGGGGCGCCCGTACGGCGGTGATCTGCAAGTCGCTCTTCGGCAAGGCGCACACCGTGATGGCCGAGGGCGGCATCGCGGCGGCCATGGCCAACGCCAACGAGCACGACAACTGGCAGGTGCACTTCCGCGACACCCTGCGCGGCGGCAAGTTCCTGAACCAGTGGCGGATGGCCGAGCTGCACGCGCAGGAGGCCCCGGACCGGGTGTGGGAACTGGAGACCTGGGGCGCGCTGTTCGACCGCACGAAGGACGGCCGGATCTCGCAGCGCAACTTCGGCGGCCACGAGTACCCGCGGCTGGCCCATGTCGGCGACCGTACGGGCCTCGAGCTGATCCGCACCCTCCAGCAGAAGATCGTCGCGCTGCAGCAGGAGGACAAGAAGGAGACCGGGGACTACGAGTCCCGGCTGAAGGTGTTCCAGGAGTGCACGGTCACCAGGATCCTGAAGGACGGAGACCGGGTCTCGGGGGTCTTCGCGTACGACCGCGAGAGCGGCCGTTTCTTCGTCCTCGAAGCCCCCGCCGTGGTCCTCGCGACCGGCGGCATCGGCAAGTCCTTCAAGGTGACCTCCAACTCCTGGGAGTACACCGGCGACGGACACGCCCTCGCGCTGCTGGCCGGGGCACCGTTGCTGAACATGGAGTTCGTGCAGTTCCACCCGACGGGCATGGTCTGGCCGCCGTCGGTGAAGGGCATCCTCGTCACGGAGTCGGTCCGTGGGGACGGCGGGGTGCTCAGGAACTCCGACGGCAAGCGGTTCATGTTCGACTACATCCCGGACGTCTTCAAGGAGAAGTACGCCGAGTCGGAGGACGAGGGAGACCGGTGGTACGAGGACCCGGACAACAACCGGCGCCCCCCTGAGCTGCTCCCCCGCGACGAGGTGGCCCGCGCGATCAACTCCGAGGTGAAGGCGGGCCGCGGCTCGCCGCACGGCGGGGTCTTCCTGGACGTGTCCACCCGGATGCCCGCCGAGGTGATCCGGCGCCGGCTGCCCTCCATGTACCACCAGTTCAAGGAGCTGGCGGACGTCGACATCACGGCGGAGGCGATGGAGGTCGGGCCGACCTGTCACTACGTGATGGGCGGCATCGCGGTCGAGTCCGACACGGCGGCGGCGCGCGGGGTGCCGGGGCTGTTCGCGGCCGGTGAGGTCGCGGGCGGCATGCACGGCTCCAACCGGCTCGGCGGCAACTCGCTGTCCGACCTGCTGGTGTTCGGACGCCGCGCGGGCTGGCACGCGGCCGAGTACACGGCGGGCGTGGGCACGCGCCCCGAGGTCGCCGACACCGAGGTCGACACGGCCGCCGCGGAGGCCCTGCGGCCCTTCTCCGCGGAGACGGAGGGCGAGACGGGCCCGCCGGAGAACCCGTACACCCTCCACCAGGAACTCCAGCAGACCATGAACGACCTGGTCGGCATCATCCGCCGTGAGGGCGAGATGGGGCAGGCCCTGCAGAAGCTGGCCGAGCTGCGAGTACGCGCCCGCCGGGCCGGTGTCGAGGGACACCGCCAGTTCAACCCGGGCTGGCACCTCGCCCTCGATCTGCGCAACATGCTCCTGGTCAGCGAATGCGTGGCCCGGGCGGCCCTGGAGCGCTCGGAGTCACGCGGCGGGCACACCCGCGAGGACCACCCGACGATGGACCGCGCCTGGCGCAACGTGAACCTGCTGTGCGCGCTGGCCGACCCGAGCGGAGGCCTCGCCGCGGCCGACCCGGCCCGGGGCCAGATCCGCCTGACCCGCGAGACCACCGATCCCATCCGCCCGGACCTGCTCGCCCTCTTCGAGAAGGAGGAGCTGGTCAAGTACCTCGCCGAGGAGGAGCTCTACCAGTGA
- a CDS encoding ATP-binding protein → MRSLAREVIGVIDTEGDCVEWTFPAEPGAVRTARAAVREQLHGWDLDSLCDLAALLVSELVTNSLRHATGPIGVRLVRPAGLDDVLLVEVSDPLPDPPRERVAHPEDESGRGLQLVAGSSRRWGTRPGDTGKTVWFELAVPG, encoded by the coding sequence GTGCGCTCGCTGGCCCGGGAAGTGATCGGCGTGATCGACACCGAAGGCGACTGTGTCGAGTGGACCTTTCCCGCGGAACCGGGTGCCGTGCGCACCGCCCGCGCCGCGGTCCGGGAACAGTTGCACGGCTGGGACCTGGACTCCCTCTGCGATCTCGCGGCCTTGCTGGTCAGTGAGTTGGTGACCAACTCCCTGCGGCACGCCACCGGCCCCATCGGTGTACGGCTGGTACGCCCGGCCGGGCTCGACGATGTGCTGCTGGTGGAGGTGTCCGACCCGCTGCCGGACCCGCCGCGCGAACGTGTCGCCCATCCCGAGGACGAGAGCGGCCGTGGTCTGCAGCTGGTCGCCGGCTCCTCGCGCCGCTGGGGCACCCGGCCTGGGGATACCGGAAAGACCGTCTGGTTCGAGCTCGCGGTGCCCGGGTGA
- a CDS encoding GntR family transcriptional regulator, whose product MTFGEQPAYLRVAGDLRKKIVDGSLPPHTRLPSQARIREEYGVSDTVALEARKVLMAEGLVEGRSGSGTYVRERPVPRRVARSGFRPSAGATPFRQEQADASVRGSWESSSEQAEAGIAIAERLSIEPGDRVMRTKYLFREAGEPMMLSTSWEPLAVTGRTPVMLPEEGPLGGMGVVERMRAIDVIVDNVTEEVGARPGLAEELHVLGGVPGHVVVVVHRTYFASGRPVETADVVIPADRYRVAYHLPVK is encoded by the coding sequence GTGACTTTCGGTGAGCAGCCGGCGTACCTGCGTGTCGCGGGTGATCTCCGCAAGAAGATCGTCGACGGTTCACTGCCTCCCCACACCAGGCTCCCTTCTCAGGCCCGCATCCGCGAGGAATACGGAGTGTCCGACACGGTCGCCCTCGAGGCCCGCAAGGTGCTGATGGCCGAAGGGCTGGTCGAGGGCCGCTCCGGCTCGGGGACGTATGTGCGCGAGCGGCCGGTGCCCCGGCGGGTGGCCCGCTCCGGGTTCCGGCCGTCCGCGGGTGCCACGCCGTTCCGGCAGGAGCAGGCCGACGCCTCGGTGCGCGGCAGCTGGGAATCCAGCAGCGAGCAGGCCGAGGCCGGGATCGCCATCGCCGAGCGGCTCTCCATCGAGCCCGGCGACCGGGTCATGCGCACCAAGTACCTGTTCCGGGAGGCCGGGGAGCCGATGATGCTCTCCACCTCCTGGGAACCCCTCGCCGTCACCGGCCGCACCCCCGTGATGCTGCCGGAGGAGGGGCCGCTCGGCGGCATGGGGGTCGTCGAGCGCATGCGGGCCATCGACGTCATCGTGGACAACGTCACCGAGGAGGTCGGCGCCCGCCCCGGCCTCGCCGAGGAACTGCATGTCCTGGGCGGCGTCCCCGGCCATGTGGTCGTGGTCGTCCACCGCACCTACTTCGCCTCGGGGCGCCCGGTGGAGACCGCCGACGTCGTGATCCCCGCCGACCGCTACCGGGTCGCGTACCACCTGCCCGTGAAGTAG
- a CDS encoding MarR family winged helix-turn-helix transcriptional regulator, translating into MPASERLGSHLKRAEQALNATKTAVLKPAGLTVAQYAALLHLAGNPGISAAALARLCGVTPPTMNTVLKNLQEHDLIARTPHEWHKNVLETRLTDEGRAVLADADVRAVRVERALAAEFTDEERDALTGLLARCVRVLEEQRPSP; encoded by the coding sequence ATGCCCGCCTCCGAGCGTCTCGGTTCCCACCTCAAGCGGGCCGAGCAGGCCCTGAACGCGACCAAGACCGCGGTCCTGAAGCCGGCGGGCCTGACGGTCGCGCAGTACGCGGCCCTGCTTCACCTTGCCGGCAACCCCGGCATCTCGGCCGCCGCCCTGGCCCGGCTGTGCGGGGTCACCCCGCCCACGATGAACACGGTCCTGAAGAACCTCCAGGAGCACGACCTCATCGCCCGCACCCCGCACGAGTGGCACAAGAACGTCCTGGAGACCCGCCTCACGGACGAGGGTCGCGCCGTCCTCGCCGACGCCGACGTCCGTGCCGTACGCGTCGAGCGCGCTCTGGCCGCCGAGTTCACCGACGAGGAGCGCGACGCCCTGACCGGGCTGCTCGCCCGTTGTGTGAGGGTGCTCGAGGAGCAGCGCCCCTCACCATGA
- a CDS encoding serpin family protein, which yields MRVEHRAGSGVDSVTVRAVNGLTARWAAHTAPDGTAFSAAGVWPLLAFLADGATGAARAELAEALGVPADRAAAAARELLSALEPVSGLDAALGLWTHHTLQLREEWRAGLPARTHGMFGDDLVGAQERLDAWAAERTGGLVERMPVTLTREARMVLAGAFALRTDWRQPFTETMLRPDAGPWQGRSLLGLHRRSIRPDRIALTSTPGGFVTALTVPGDNGVDVHLVLGEERMTPGQVLGAGVGVVERALAVTGGGALPFGHVGPGLHVERQPSVAPEPIALDVRTVAYEVRADHDLLETPGLFGLATAQDLRQAHFPGVSAFPLAMGAARQSVLARFGALGFRAAAVTAFVPYGAGAAPQYRYETTVVRATFDRPFGFLAVDRESRLVLMAGWVTDPAPYPVRPSW from the coding sequence ATGAGGGTGGAACACCGAGCGGGAAGCGGGGTGGACAGCGTCACCGTACGGGCGGTGAACGGGCTCACCGCACGGTGGGCGGCACACACGGCCCCGGACGGCACGGCCTTCTCGGCGGCCGGGGTCTGGCCCCTGCTGGCCTTTCTGGCCGACGGGGCGACGGGGGCCGCGCGGGCGGAGCTGGCCGAGGCGCTCGGCGTGCCCGCGGACCGGGCGGCCGCCGCCGCACGGGAGTTGCTGTCCGCGCTGGAGCCGGTCTCCGGACTGGACGCGGCGCTCGGCCTGTGGACGCACCACACGCTGCAGTTGCGGGAGGAATGGCGGGCCGGACTGCCGGCCCGGACGCACGGGATGTTCGGCGACGACCTCGTCGGCGCGCAGGAGCGGCTGGACGCCTGGGCGGCCGAGCGGACCGGCGGCCTCGTGGAGCGCATGCCGGTGACGCTGACCCGGGAGGCACGGATGGTGCTGGCCGGTGCCTTCGCCCTGCGCACGGACTGGCGGCAGCCGTTCACCGAGACGATGCTGCGTCCGGACGCCGGGCCCTGGCAGGGCCGTTCGCTGCTCGGACTGCATCGCAGGAGCATACGGCCGGACCGGATCGCCCTGACGAGTACGCCGGGCGGCTTCGTCACCGCGCTGACCGTGCCCGGCGACAACGGCGTCGACGTCCATCTGGTGCTGGGCGAGGAGCGGATGACGCCCGGTCAGGTGCTCGGCGCAGGAGTCGGGGTCGTGGAGCGCGCGCTCGCGGTCACCGGGGGCGGCGCGCTCCCGTTCGGGCACGTGGGCCCCGGCCTGCATGTGGAACGGCAGCCCTCCGTCGCGCCGGAGCCGATCGCGCTGGACGTGCGGACGGTGGCGTACGAGGTGCGGGCCGACCACGACCTGCTGGAGACGCCCGGCCTCTTCGGACTCGCCACGGCGCAGGACCTGCGCCAGGCCCACTTCCCCGGCGTCAGCGCGTTCCCGCTCGCCATGGGCGCGGCCCGCCAGTCCGTCCTGGCCCGGTTCGGCGCGCTGGGCTTCCGGGCGGCGGCGGTGACGGCGTTCGTGCCGTACGGCGCCGGCGCCGCCCCCCAGTACCGCTACGAGACGACGGTCGTCCGCGCGACCTTCGACCGCCCCTTCGGCTTCCTCGCGGTCGACCGCGAGTCCCGGCTGGTGCTGATGGCGGGCTGGGTGACGGACCCGGCACCGTATCCCGTCAGGCCGTCATGGTGA
- a CDS encoding SPOR domain-containing protein: MGEGTVSLPWIVIRQDDNGNRYRVGRYATRAEAQKIADSLDGSGHKQLYWVERIGQNGDGTQN, encoded by the coding sequence ATGGGTGAGGGCACGGTCTCCCTGCCCTGGATCGTGATACGGCAGGACGACAACGGCAATCGCTACCGTGTGGGGCGGTACGCGACCCGGGCCGAGGCTCAGAAGATCGCCGACAGCCTCGACGGCAGCGGTCACAAGCAGCTCTACTGGGTGGAGCGCATCGGCCAGAACGGGGACGGCACCCAGAACTGA
- a CDS encoding DUF4190 domain-containing protein, which yields MSIPPPSGPHQPEGPNQSPRPPYGQEPLGLPAHPQGSYGPSAYQPWAQGYSPYNRPASVNGFAIASLALGVVCCVPGVGLVLGLVALRQIRRRGERGTGLAVGGSVLSGIGLALWALLLSTGSASDWEWFQQGARDGVTGSLVKGECFNAPDGELSGDTYGIDKVPCSGEHDGEVFASFSLEKGAYPGDDSVAGTADKRCYGLQDSYAMDTWAVPDDVDVYYLTPTELSWSGGDRKVICVFGNATEGRDLTGSLRKDETVLNAHQVAYLKAAHVLNTALESVPDTRYAEDDLPGHKAWAGRVSAALAEQRRLLRAHEWPAGAREPVAVLAGRLGKARERWAEAAKAPDVKTFYEYSGDGVRLIDPSQSITARKALGLDTTPPSDGGDTGSDDGDQGPGGGGGDVGMEV from the coding sequence GTGTCCATACCTCCGCCCTCCGGCCCCCACCAGCCAGAAGGGCCGAACCAGTCGCCCCGGCCGCCGTACGGGCAGGAGCCGCTCGGGCTGCCGGCCCACCCACAGGGCTCCTACGGGCCGTCGGCGTACCAGCCGTGGGCGCAGGGCTACAGCCCCTACAACCGGCCGGCGTCCGTCAACGGCTTCGCCATCGCCTCCCTCGCGCTGGGCGTCGTGTGCTGTGTGCCGGGCGTGGGGCTGGTGCTCGGCCTCGTCGCGCTGCGGCAGATCCGTCGGCGCGGCGAGCGCGGTACCGGGCTGGCGGTCGGCGGTTCCGTGCTGTCCGGGATCGGGCTCGCGCTGTGGGCGCTGCTGCTCAGCACGGGCAGCGCGTCCGACTGGGAGTGGTTCCAGCAGGGCGCGCGCGACGGCGTGACCGGCTCGCTGGTCAAGGGTGAGTGCTTCAACGCGCCGGACGGTGAACTGAGCGGCGACACCTACGGCATCGACAAGGTGCCCTGCTCCGGCGAGCACGACGGCGAGGTGTTCGCCTCCTTCAGCCTGGAGAAAGGGGCCTATCCCGGCGACGACTCGGTGGCCGGCACCGCCGACAAGCGCTGTTACGGCCTCCAGGACAGCTACGCGATGGACACCTGGGCCGTCCCCGACGACGTCGACGTCTACTACCTCACGCCCACCGAGCTCAGTTGGTCGGGCGGCGACCGGAAGGTCATCTGTGTGTTCGGCAACGCGACCGAGGGCAGGGACCTGACCGGCTCGCTGCGCAAGGACGAGACGGTCCTGAACGCCCACCAGGTCGCCTATCTCAAGGCCGCGCACGTCCTCAACACGGCCCTGGAGTCCGTCCCGGACACGCGGTACGCCGAGGACGACCTGCCGGGACACAAGGCGTGGGCGGGCCGGGTCTCGGCCGCGCTGGCCGAGCAGCGGCGGCTGCTGCGGGCCCATGAGTGGCCCGCGGGTGCGCGGGAGCCGGTCGCGGTCCTGGCCGGACGCCTCGGCAAGGCGCGCGAACGGTGGGCCGAGGCCGCGAAGGCGCCGGACGTGAAGACCTTCTACGAGTACTCCGGGGACGGCGTGCGACTCATCGACCCGTCGCAGTCGATCACCGCGCGCAAGGCGCTGGGCCTGGACACCACCCCGCCCTCGGACGGCGGCGACACGGGCTCGGACGACGGCGACCAGGGCCCGGGCGGCGGCGGAGGCGACGTCGGCATGGAGGTGTGA